The Plasmodium knowlesi strain H genome assembly, chromosome: 14 region CTCCACATTATCAGCacaaacatatttttataattatcaAAATAACACTCCTTCGAAATATGGAATCTTGCCCTGaggtgaaaataaattttcacCACATTTATAGCAACCAAGAGCTCAGGAAAAATGTGTACTTGCCAAGCAGTGATACGTTCACTTTTCTTGAGGCTCTAGAAGAAGATGTTGAAACCATTTCACCAACTGTTCACGCGGCTCTAGAAATGGGGTAACTtcaagaacgaaaaaaaaaaaataaaataaaataaataaataaataaaataataatattatattttaaggCAAATCCCTTGACACAACTATGCGTGTGTAGAAAAGAGCGGAAGCATATTTATAAGCGCCTTCTTCACACGTATATGAACCTTTGTATATACctacacatacacaaattTACTTTTGCCCGCATGAACTTTTTTGACTATCCCCCTCTACAGAACAGGAAGTGGCTATCTGATTTTGTCCCTGTACGAACTACTgctgaaaaggaagaagaaaattaaccTGCTGTACTGTCTTGACATTAACGAGAAGGCCTGTAAATGCGTAAGGAAGTTAACActcgaaaataaaatttcaaaCGTCGAAATAATTAATACCGATTTGTTTAGCAACTTGAAGCACTGCAAACAATTTGATCTGGTCTTATTTAACCCCCCTTATGTTGTgacagaagaggaagaaatgaacaaaacagATATTGTTGCATCCTACGCAGGGGGAAAATATGGaagagaaattattttaaaatttctcttAAGCGTATATGACTATGTCAGTGATAAGGGAGTTATATACCTTCTCATGGAAAAGAATAACAGGCCAAACGAAATATTGAATGATGGAAATATATCCAGTAGGTTCAATTACACAGAactgaaaaagaaaaaaacattaaatgaaaccatttttatttacaaacTTAGCAAAAAAGGTTCCTAATGCTTTGAAGTTACCAagtcatttttctttttctaaataCATGCTCGTAACACACAATTACATGTTAGTATATCCCAAGTCCATACACACCATAAAAAATAGAGGAAGACATAATAATTGGTGTGAATCAATCGTAACAGAGCctgtgctttttttcttccgcctctttttttttttttttttttttttttttctccttctttgccCTCCTTTTGTTATATTTCAACAATTGTGCGCTACATGTATATCACGCGACATCGTCAACCTTCAgtgttgcaattttttaacaataaTGAACTTGATAAGAGgtttataatttaaaaaaaaatgccacatATAGATGTTTCTCCAATTTTGCGAAATCGTCCTGTTGCTAAATccatgtataatgaaaacCGATGCGTGAAATACGTAAACAAACGGGGAAAatgaattatatataaatgtgcgATGTGCGTTTGAAAGGATCGTGGGCGGAGGGAATGGAAATACAAGGTGGGACAGCggtatgtagaaaaaaaaaaaaaatggctccGCAGAACGGTGCCGTAAAGACGTTAAAACAATGAAGTGGGACAAAAgacgaaataaataaatgaacaaataagAAGAATCAAAATACGTACGGACAGATTTCGTCGGATACCAcaatgaaagggaagaaaataaaatgtaacGCTATATCttcataatttaaaaaaaaaaaaaaaaaaaaaaaaaaaagttagagAAAGTGCTCCCTAAAAATTGATCATTTAGAAGGAGCACTAAACCATCACTATAGTCTTGGCACGCTTTTCCTAGTATCAAATTGGTTTAGCTTTCTATGTGCCTTATGTATGTGCGCTGCAAGTTTAAACTCTTTTCCGTTTAATGCTTGCTCAATTTACCCACGCAGCATGGGAttacttaaatttttttaattcacacGGGAGCTCACCTtttaactgttttttttttttttttttttttttttttttttttttttttccatcctcaAGTTATTCACTTCTCCCCCTTCAATacccatttttacacattaTAGAAGGAccaaatgaggaaaacaaaaattgctATTGACGAAATGAAGTAAATAAGAAATCTATTATCTTCCAtccacataaaaaaatttagtcTCATGGCTTGGCGCCTGAAACTTATATTTTCCTGATATAATTTTTCACTCTTGTTAACTAGAatgtctattttttctctcctttccaGTATCTTCTCAATATTTTCGATGATGATGTTTTGTATGttgcttattttgttttttatgtTATGCACATCGTTCGATTCGTAGTTGTTGAAGATTCTCTGCAGAGGGGGTGGTGTTGGTGGTTGGTTGGTTGGTTGGTTGGTTGGttggttgtgtagtatccggttttgGGTGTGTTGGTTGTAGAAAGGTAGAGGAGCTACAATTTTTGTGCTTTTGCGAGATTTCCTATAATGTGTACATGC contains the following coding sequences:
- a CDS encoding methyltransferase, putative, producing the protein MESCPEVKINFHHIYSNQELRKNVYLPSSDTFTFLEALEEDVETISPTVHAALEMGTGSGYLILSLYELLLKRKKKINLLYCLDINEKACKCVRKLTLENKISNVEIINTDLFSNLKHCKQFDLVLFNPPYVVTEEEEMNKTDIVASYAGGKYGREIILKFLLSVYDYVSDKGVIYLLMEKNNRPNEILNDGNISSRFNYTELKKKKTLNETIFIYKLSKKGS